From one Triticum urartu cultivar G1812 chromosome 3, Tu2.1, whole genome shotgun sequence genomic stretch:
- the LOC125545874 gene encoding CBS domain-containing protein CBSCBSPB1-like produces the protein MDGAGGGGGGPHPSRRSISSAAGPRRRGPSMENGHDAAAAARRSSATISRTTSTVTGERTVKRLRLSKALTIPDHTTVYEACRRMAARRVDAVLLTDSNALLCGILTDKDITTRVIARELKLEDTPVSKVMTRNPLFVLGDTLAVEALQKMVQGKFRHLPVVDNGEVIALLDIAKCLYDAIARMERAAEKGRAIAAAVEGVEKHWGTSVSGPNTFVETLRERMFRPSLSTIISENSKVATVAPTDTVLTASKKMLELKVSSAVVAIENKPGGILTSRDILMRVIAQNLPPESTTVGKVMTQSPECATIDTPILEALHTMHDGKFLHLPVLDRDGSVVTVVDVLHITHAAIATVGNSGATGSEATSSMMQRFWDSAMSSGPLDDDDDSRSEGSTKVASEAADIGRSAFFPPSGLSNTFGFKIQDKQGRMHRFNCETSSLAELITSILQRLGDDIDKLNLPQILYEDDDHDKVILSSDTDLIAAVDHARQIGWKSLRLHLDYAGVGRRKRGAVSSDFEYAGRDAWASAYGTVAAGAALVAGLGVMAYLKRGG, from the exons ATGGACGGCGCCGGGGGCGGGGGAGGAGGGCCGCACCCCTCCCGGAGGAGCATCTCCTCGGCCGCCGGCCCCAGGAGGAGGGGCCCGTCCATGGAGAACGgccacgacgccgccgccgccgccaggagGTCCTCCGCCACCATCTCCCGCACCACCTC GACGGTGACTGGGGAGAGAACCGTTAAGAGACTGAGACTGTCCAAGGCACTGACGATACCGGACCACACGACTGTGTATGAGGCTTGTCGGAGGATGGCCGCACGTAGAGTTGATGCCGTGTTGCTGACGGACTCCAACGCGTTGCTTTGCGGGATCCTTACTGACAAG GACATAACCACAAGGGTTATTGCTCGTGAATTGAAGCTAGAAGACACACCAGTTTCCAAGGTCATGACTAGAAACCCTCTCTTTGTTCTCGGGGACACTCTCGCGGTCGAGGCATTGCAGAAAATGGTGCAAG GTAAGTTCAGACATTTACCTGTTGTGGACAATGGGGAAGTCATTGCGCTACTGGACATAGCCAAGTGCCTATATGATGCTATTGCACGAATGGAAAGGGCAGCTGAGAAAGGAAGAGCAATTGCTGCTGCTGTTGAGGGTGTTGAGAAGCATTGGGGAACATCTGTATCTG GTCCCAACACTTTTGTTGAAACTCTTCGTGAACGGATGTTTAGGCCATCACTGTCGACAATTATATCTGAGAATTCAAA AGTGGCTACTGTTGCACCAACTGACACTGTGTTGACTGCATCAAAAAAGATGCTTGAACTAAAAGTAAGTTCAGCAGTTGTTGCGATTGAAAACAAGCCTGGCGGGATTCTGAC CTCGAGAGATATATTGATGCGTGTTATAGCCCAAAATCTTCCACCTGAGTCTACTACAGTCGGGAAG GTTATGACCCAGAGTCCAGAATGTGCCACGATTGACACCCCGATCCTTGAAGCCCTACACACAATGCATGATGGAAAGTTTCTGCATTTGCCTGTTCTAGACAGGG ATGGGAGTGTTGTAACCGTTGTTGATGTCCTTCACATAACTCATGCTGCAATTGCAACG GTCGGAAACAGTGGAGCAACAGGCTCTGAGGCGACTTCTTCCATGATGCAGAGGTTCTGGGATTCAGCAATGTCAAGTGGGCCtcttgatgatgatgatgattccAGAAG CGAAGGATCAACTAAAGTGGCATCCGAGGCAGCAGATATAGGAAGATCAGCCTTCTTTCCGCCTTCAGGCTTATCAAACACTTTTGGGTTCAAGATTCAGGACAAACAAGGCAGGATGCACAGATTTAACTGTG AAACGAGTAGCCTGGCTGAATTGATAACTTCCATTCTGCAAAGACTTGGCGACGACATTGATAAATTGAACCTACCTCAAATTCTG TACGAAGATGATGATCACGATAAAGTCATACTCTCATCAGACACCGACCTTATAGCGGCTGTGGACCATGCAAGACAAATCGGTTGGAAG AGCTTGAGGCTGCACTTGGATTACGCCGGTGTTGGCCGCCGGAAGCGAGGAGCCGTCTCATCGGATTTCGAGTACGCTGGAAGGGACGCATGGGCTTCCGCGTACGGCACCGTCGCGGCCGGCGCGGCCCTGGTGGCCGGCCTCGGCGTGATGGCCTACCTGAAAAGAGGAGGCTAA